The DNA window CTGTTGAAACTGATCAACAAGAAGAACATTTTCCACAGCCTGCTAACATGACTTTATTCAACCCGACAGCCTATTTCAGTGGAAGATACGGATGTGTAATTATGTAGTACAAACATAAATACCTATATATGCATATAAAAAGTCATTAAGATAGGAATGTAGAAACTTCTGGAGCTAGTATTttataaaatcaaataaatataaaatataatcttttaaaatgtaaacattattGTCGTTATTGTTATGATGTTCTGTGGGAATATAACCTGTTGAGTGTTTAAATGGTTGATTGGTGACTAAAACTTTATCCTGAGCTGCTTTAACATAAGATCTCTCCAGATGATCCATTTTCATCATGCTCAGGTTTCTTTATGTAGCctaatgtaaaatgttcactTTCTTTTGTGCTATCCTTATATACACCAATATGGAAGATAGTTAACTGTAAACATCTTAGGTTAGCTAATGTTGTATTTTGTTCTCTCCCTTGGAACATAACTGTGGTAAACTCACTGACCCCATGTGAAACTCCAGTCAAATCAGATTAGGCCTACAAGGCAAAGCTAAATCAAGTTTAACGAGAAATATAACAGAAAAACAGTGTTGCTTGATTTTCCTCAATCGTGCTTTATGTAAGGCTACAAACTGCCAAATATATTTGTACGTGTTGTATTCAAATTGATCACGGACAATGTCCATTCTTCATGAATGAAATTAAAGCTTTTACAATAGCGTTTTCTGTTGCTAGGCAACCGCGTAGAACAACCAACCGGTCAAGGGCAACTAATCGAACACAGATACTTGAAATCATATTGGCTCGATTTTTCTAGCATCTTTATTTATTAGCTTTGCCTAGCTTTGAAGTGGCTGCGGCTGTCAACCTAcctctgctgctgttgttggcgCTAGCTAGCTTGGATCATCTGTGTATCTTTCAGTAATGACTTCTACATTAACGTTACTCTACCTCAGTGACAATTAGTCAGTAATATAACGTAGCTATAACGTTAACTGTCGAAGGAAATGGGGCTACCACAGAGCTCGTTTTTGTCAGATGGGGGAACTTACAGTGGATATCATGTCCACGGGGTAAGTTACGTAGTAGCGTAGTGCAAGGTTATATATACCACAACTCACTTTTTGAATCTGGGTTACCCACTTTTGCTCACTGGCTTGCTAACTATGCTAGTTATGAAGAAATATTGTTGCTGCATGTAGCTATCTATGAAGAAAGTAACCCAGTCGCTGGTTTGTAATTGTCAGGTTGTTAGTAACTCGTAAACCGTGGTCAGCTTTAATGGTGTCCGCCCATGATGAGGTGGCATTTAGCAAACATCCAGGTTCTTTAGCTTTGCTAGAGATTGTAACTGTTGCGTACTCATTGCAGAAACTGATACTAGCAAGGATACATTATAAAGTTACAAATATAGCATGTGAGGAACACCAACTGTGTGATATCTCGCAATGAGATTCCCTAAATTCTGGACAATGCAATATCTTTAGTTAGTTTACACATGGTTGCGACTATAACATGGCACCCTTtttgtcaaatcagccaaatgtcatcagtgtgttttgttttttcatatttCAGGTTCAAGAGGACTCCCCAGCTCTGAGGGCTGGTCTGGAGCCCTTCTTTGACTTCATTCTCTCTATAGGAAATACCCGACTTGTGAGTAGACACCTATGAAGCTTAAGTAAAGGGTGGCATGTCCACTCACCTAATGTAAATATATTACCAAATGACAAACATTGGGTTGTATTGAATGAGTGGCATCCAGTGGCATCGAATAGATGAgcacatttgattaaaaaaatgggACAAGGTGAGGACTAAATGATTTGAGGTAGAAGTAGCATTTAATGTTAGGTTAGGTTTAAGGTTAGATGAgaacatttgaacatttgaTACTGATGTAAGAAATGTTAATCTTACCACAGTAGAGTTGCAGTTTCACATACTATTTTGTGGGACAACAAAGATAACATTCTTTGTTTTGGCCTGGTCCTTTTAACTTATTTGGGACAGTTTAAATGTACATTGATGTGTGTTTCTACTGCAAACCCTGTTTGACAGCCAATTTTCTGTGTTCCCCACAATACATTTCAAACATCGGGCCTGAATTATAGTCTGGGCCATAGAGTCTGCTATAATCTCATTTCATGTTCTTTTACATAAAAACTGGTTCGCCGCCGCTGCTGCACTGCTGGAATAGTCCACATTTCTCTTGTTTCTCCAGAATAAAGAAAGTGACTTGCTGAAAGACCTTCTAAAGGCCAATGTGGAGAAACCGGTTAAACTTGAAGTATACAACTCTAAAACCCAGCGGGTGAGGGAACTGGAGGTGATACCCAGTAACATGTGGGGTGGTCAGGGTCTGCTGGGCGCTAGTGTCCGCTTCTGCAGCTTTGAAGGAGCCAATGAGAACGTTTGGCATGTCTTGGTAAGTCAAGTCTAGCCTTTATAGGGGCTAttctttaactttttttgtttaactcTTGCTGGCCTGATATAAAAGAGTTTGTTGGCGGCTTTGAGGTAGTAGCCAGGgcattttcttttagtttttttgttaagTTAGAAGAATTTAAAGAAGAGTTGAAGGCTTCAAATCGACTTGTTGTGAATGAATTGTTGTGCCCAATTTGCTAGGGGttcctaaactaaattaaatgaagTCATATTCTTGTAGGATTGGTACCTCCTAATTTGGTACGACCAAATAGACAAATGTTGGTGTGTTATTgtcacacatacattcacacacacatatatatatatatatatatatatatatatatatatatatatatatgcatgcatgcattgttttaaatataaatgtcttCATAACTATCTTGTCCTTTTTTCAGGATGTGGAAGCCAGTTCTCCTGCAGCTTTGGCTGGCCTCATTGCTCACGATGACTTCATTGTGGGAGCTGACCAGGTATTACAAGATGTAAGCTATCTGGTTTTATTCACATTCTTTTTTACATGGATATAAAAAAGATGCATACGTTCATGAACAAAATACAGCGCAAAATCtgaaatttctttctttttgtgttgCAGTCAgaggatttcttttctttgattGAAGCCAACGAGGGGAAACCTCTGAAGCTGCTGGTGTacaacacacagactgacaatTGCAGAGAGGTAGTGGTGACTCCAAATGGAGCAtggggaggagagggaaggTAAGAATAGCTGTGACCTTTTCTTATCATGTCACCTGTATATGTACAGACACAATACACATTTATAGTAATACCCTAGTTTTGTTTGCCTCAAATTTTAGCTTAGGCTGTGGCATTGGCTATGGCTACTTGCACAGAATCCCAACTCGTCCAGCTCACCCTAACAGCCAGAACAAAAGTGTTCTGCAGTCTACAGCGATTGACAGCAGCGAAGAGCTGGTTGCAAGCGACCACACTGAGGTACAGGTTATCACatctttcttttattaaatGTTCTTTGGTAGAGAGCAGTTGTCTTCCTCTTGTCTATAACACAAGTTCTCTTGCCACAGGTGCCTTCAGTGGAAGCATGGAGCCCCTCTAGCATCAGTGAAATAGATTTGCATCAAGTCAAAGGAGCTGTGCAGGACTTGTGTGTATCCTCGTCTACTCAGCTAGCTGTGGACTTAGGTTACCAGATCTCATTTTAAGAagcattcatttgttttcagtGTCTGATTTAGTCGATGTGTTTTCACACAGaacaaaatgtaatgaattGCAGATATTTCCAACACAACCGAAGCGATGACTCAAGACTTGTCAGACATGGTTTCCACTAATGACATGGGCCAGAGCTCCATGTTTGTTAATTACGGGGATGACTCTGGAGATCAGTGTAGCTTTGGTAAGTACCTCTACACCCTCTACAAGTGATTGAATTGTGCAGCTGAATGGCGCAATTACATGTTTTCAACGCCATCCGGCTTGAATAGAAAAATGAAGGCGGTTTAAACCAGCTGTTTGCATGCCTGGCATGTCTGGGCTCATTTAACGGCTTAGTTGgtgaattatttttcttttattgccgTATAAAAAAAGTCCTCCTAAATGATAGATATTTGAATATATGTGCAACACAACTAAAATAACAATAGCAAAGCGTTTCTAAAACAGTGTCAaggttttctttcagtttgataTTAAAACAATGCCGTGCAACCGTTTAACAGCATAGAGTATCCTAAGGTGGAACTCTCCTTTACCTACACTTGTTTGTTCATCTATTTTTACAGATACATCATCTGTTGACCAAAGACCTTCCTCTCCAGAGAGGGAAGAAGACTCAGACATCCAGGAGACCGAGCTGGGGGGTGTTATTGACCGGGTCACTACTACTTCTCCGAGCAGAGAGACCGCGGATTACCGTACAGGCCTTGAAGTCACCACAGAGAACCTGAGTGACGCGAGTATCCCAGAGGTGCAAAAAAATAGTTTTGAGCCCTTAAGCTCAGAGAATACAATGGAGGAAAAGACATGGAAGACTGCTGCATCAGACAGTTAAGAAGACCAGAGTATAAGTAACCTGTTTAACTCATAACTGACGCTAGTTGCATTAGAGGAGATTTAGAGCACACTAGGAAACAGAAATCTTCCCTTATGATGATGAGCCATGTTATCATTTCTAGAAGTTTAATTTATATCCAGGTTCCATTGCTGCATGTTGAATTGCACATTTAAGAGAGATAGTATGTTGACTGGAAATATGGTTAATACAATATGAATGTACTCTTTAATTTAGGCATACTGTATGTCTCGACATCATGCAGCATGGTGCCTTAGTGGAGTCTTAGATGCTGTTAAAAGTCATCCTAGATTGCACTAAAAAGCCAAAGGTGAACAATATGCTGTTCTCACCATTAGAAACTGCTGAATAGTTTGTAACACTGTTAGAAAAAGAAAGTTTGAGCTAAAGTTCCCACAGATCCATCatgtgatttaatttttttttatattttggaaTTTTAGGTGGATGTTGTTATTTTTGAGAATACACCTGAAAAAGGTTTTTGAATCTCAGGCAGTTACCATTTAAGCCTCTTTGCCTTACGTCTCATTTTAAACACTCACCTTTCTTATGTGTAGGGTTGCCTTTTTATTGGTGTAAATGAGTGAGCCATGTTTGATGCAGCTCTGtgattgttttctgtttcttctctttctaTGGATTTTAATTAAATTATGTTTCAGATTTTTATGGATGGACAAAGATATTCAAACATTTATGAAAAGAAGATGATCAAGATAAACCTGCAGCAGCCTagttaatgtcttttttttcctttttataagGTGTGTGCATAATTAGAGTGATAAAGCCTTAGCATTTTGTGTAGTTTAACCACTAAAGAGAGGACTGCCAATGTagctacagcacacacacacacacacacacacacacacacacacacacagtactgtaaatgcatgcatgcattatatGACGTGTAACTTCATGCTTTGAGACAGCAGGTGTCAGCAAACACCTCATTCTAGATCTCAAGCTGGAAAGCTTCAGTTTTCTGCCACTGCAGATTCAAATTGCTGTCAAATTCTAGGGCTTCTGTATCATATTTTAAATCATGAATGACATGAAGCGGTACAGTGTTTTCCGCAGAAATCACATCTCCTTCATGAACTCTTCAGGGATTTATTTGTTTGATCTAACAGAACAGAAGCAGCTTTCATTAGTGAGGGAAAGTTAACAGCACCGATGCCTCTCAGACCCAGTGACATAATGCATTGTTTGTACCATTCATGTCATCCAATGCTGCATATATACGGTACCTGCCGGGTTGGCTGAAAAAGCCCTCTTCAAAATTAAATCAAAAGCAAGTAGAggacattaaatattaaaaggCTAGAAATATTCTAATATGGAAATGATGCTCTAGCTTATGATTTAGATACCTATGTTTGCATTTAATTTTGCTATTTGATCATCACCTGAGCATCCTTGTGTTCTGACACATGGGGCTATACAGCATCAACCATTAATCATAATGTATATCACAATGTATTCTCAATATCTCTCTATTTGTATCCTTTGTAATTTTACTGTAGATCCAAATAATCAAATTTTGGtagaaaatgcaaaacaaactaAGCAGGGTAGCTACCATAGCAGAGGGGGAATAGGCCTCAATTATTTACCAGGGGCCTACTGtgttaaggggggggggggggatgggcaTTAAGGGAACGAAAAGACTGTGTGGGGGTAGAAAGACGATAGGGAAATGCCTTTGTCTTTATCCACCAGAGAGTGAGTGGTATTCTTAAAAGGAAGCTTTCCTCTGGCACACCTGTATGTGGGTTCGTATTTCTAAGATGAATTTGTAGCAGCCCAGTAGC is part of the Sander vitreus isolate 19-12246 chromosome 22, sanVit1, whole genome shotgun sequence genome and encodes:
- the LOC144537180 gene encoding Golgi reassembly-stacking protein 1-like isoform X2, with protein sequence MGLPQSSFLSDGGTYSGYHVHGVQEDSPALRAGLEPFFDFILSIGNTRLNKESDLLKDLLKANVEKPVKLEVYNSKTQRVRELEVIPSNMWGGQGLLGASVRFCSFEGANENVWHVLDVEASSPAALAGLIAHDDFIVGADQSEDFFSLIEANEGKPLKLLVYNTQTDNCREVVVTPNGAWGGEGSLGCGIGYGYLHRIPTRPAHPNSQNKSVLQSTAIDSSEELVASDHTEVPSVEAWSPSSISEIDLHQVKGAVQDLCVSSSTQLAVDLDISNTTEAMTQDLSDMVSTNDMGQSSMFVNYGDDSGDQCSFDTSSVDQRPSSPEREEDSDIQETELGGVIDRVTTTSPSRETADYRTGLEVTTENLSDASIPEVQKNSFEPLSSENTMEEKTWKTAASDS
- the LOC144537180 gene encoding Golgi reassembly-stacking protein 1-like isoform X1; protein product: MGLPQSSFLSDGGTYSGYHVHGVQEDSPALRAGLEPFFDFILSIGNTRLNKESDLLKDLLKANVEKPVKLEVYNSKTQRVRELEVIPSNMWGGQGLLGASVRFCSFEGANENVWHVLDVEASSPAALAGLIAHDDFIVGADQVLQDSEDFFSLIEANEGKPLKLLVYNTQTDNCREVVVTPNGAWGGEGSLGCGIGYGYLHRIPTRPAHPNSQNKSVLQSTAIDSSEELVASDHTEVPSVEAWSPSSISEIDLHQVKGAVQDLCVSSSTQLAVDLDISNTTEAMTQDLSDMVSTNDMGQSSMFVNYGDDSGDQCSFDTSSVDQRPSSPEREEDSDIQETELGGVIDRVTTTSPSRETADYRTGLEVTTENLSDASIPEVQKNSFEPLSSENTMEEKTWKTAASDS
- the LOC144537180 gene encoding uncharacterized protein LOC144537180 isoform X3; translation: MGLPQSSFLSDGGTYSGYHVHGVQEDSPALRAGLEPFFDFILSIGNTRLDVEASSPAALAGLIAHDDFIVGADQVLQDSEDFFSLIEANEGKPLKLLVYNTQTDNCREVVVTPNGAWGGEGSLGCGIGYGYLHRIPTRPAHPNSQNKSVLQSTAIDSSEELVASDHTEVPSVEAWSPSSISEIDLHQVKGAVQDLCVSSSTQLAVDLDISNTTEAMTQDLSDMVSTNDMGQSSMFVNYGDDSGDQCSFDTSSVDQRPSSPEREEDSDIQETELGGVIDRVTTTSPSRETADYRTGLEVTTENLSDASIPEVQKNSFEPLSSENTMEEKTWKTAASDS
- the LOC144537180 gene encoding uncharacterized protein LOC144537180 isoform X4, which translates into the protein MGLPQSSFLSDGGTYSGYHVHGVQEDSPALRAGLEPFFDFILSIGNTRLDVEASSPAALAGLIAHDDFIVGADQSEDFFSLIEANEGKPLKLLVYNTQTDNCREVVVTPNGAWGGEGSLGCGIGYGYLHRIPTRPAHPNSQNKSVLQSTAIDSSEELVASDHTEVPSVEAWSPSSISEIDLHQVKGAVQDLCVSSSTQLAVDLDISNTTEAMTQDLSDMVSTNDMGQSSMFVNYGDDSGDQCSFDTSSVDQRPSSPEREEDSDIQETELGGVIDRVTTTSPSRETADYRTGLEVTTENLSDASIPEVQKNSFEPLSSENTMEEKTWKTAASDS